One stretch of Arachis duranensis cultivar V14167 chromosome 1, aradu.V14167.gnm2.J7QH, whole genome shotgun sequence DNA includes these proteins:
- the LOC107489288 gene encoding MA3 DOMAIN-CONTAINING TRANSLATION REGULATORY FACTOR 1, translating to MASGEGFLTDGQREILKIASQNAENLSSSPKSPSSLLSSEHHHVKAPAGGGKAQTAGIAVRHVRRSHSGKLVRVKKDGAGGKGTWGKLLDTEGEAHLDRNDPNYDSGEEPYQLVGSTVMDPLDDFKKAVVSIIEEYFSTGDVDVAASDLKELGSSEYYPYFIKRLVSVAMDRHDKEKEMASVLLSALYADVISPAQIRDGFFMLIESADDLAVDILDAVDILALFLARAVVDDILPPAFLARARKALPEPSKGALVVQTAEKSYLSAPHHAELVERRWGGSTHITVEEVKKKIADLLREYVESGDTFEACRCIRELGVSFFHHEVVKRALVLAMENRSAEPLMLKLLKEAAEEGLISSSQMVKGFSRLAEGLDDLALDIPSAKALFLSFVPKAISEGWLDASFVNPNGDNGEIQVEDEKMRKYKKEAVTIIHEYFLSDDIPELIRSLEDLGAPEYNAIFLKKLITLAMDRKNREKEMASVLLSALHIEIFSTEDIVNGFVMLLESAEDTALDILDASNELALFLARAVIDDVLAPLNLEEIAIRLPPKCSGTETVRMARTLIAARHAGERLLRCWGGGTGWAVEDAKDKIMKLLEEYESGGVVSEACQCIRDLGMPFFNHEVVKKALVMAMEKKNDRMLDLLQEGFSEGLITINQMTKGFTRIKDSLDDLALDIPNAKEKFGFYVQHAQTKGWLLPSFDSCATEV from the exons ATGGCATCTGGCGAGGGGTTTCTTACGGATGGACAGAGGGAGATTCTCAAGATCGCTAGTCAGAACGCAGAAAATCTGTCGTCGTCGCCGAAATCGCCATCGTCGCTGCTTTCATCTGAGCATCATCATGTTAAGGCTCCTGCTGGCGGCGGAAAGGCTCAAACCGCTGGGATTGCTGTGAGACACGTTCGTCGGTCTCACTCCGGGAAGTTAGTGAGAGTGAAGAAAG ATGGTGCTGGTGGTAAGGGTACTTGGGGGAAATTGCTTGATACTGAAGGTGAAGCTCACCTAGATCGTAATGATCCAAATTATGACAGTGGCGAG GAACCCTATCAGTTAGTTGGATCTACAGTGATGGACCCCTTGGATGATTTCAAGAAAGCCGTGGTATCTATCATAGAGGAATATTTCAGTACTGGGGATGTGGATGTGGCTGCGTCTGACCTCAAAGAACTTGGATCTAGTGAATATTATCCATATTTTATCAAGCGCCTTGTGTCGGTGGCCATGGACAGGCATGATAAGGAGAAAGAAATGGCGTCTGTTCTGCTCTCAGCATTGTATGCTGATGTCATCAGCCCTGCACAGATCAGGGATGGATTTTTTATGCTTATTGAATCTGCCGATGATCTTGCTGTGGACATACTGGATGCAGTTGATATCCTTGCTTTATTCCTGGCACGGGCTGTTGTTGATGACATTCTTCCTCCAGCTTTCCTAGCTAGGGCAAGGAAGGCTCTTCCAGAGCCTTCCAAGGGTGCTCTGGTAGTCCAGACTGCTGAGAAGAGTTATCTCTCTGCTCCCCACCATGCGGAACTTGTGGAGAGGCGATGGGGTGGTAGCACTCACATCACCgttgaagaagtgaagaagaagattgCCGATTTGTTAAGGGAATATGTGGAGAGTGGTGACACATTTGAAGCCTGTAGGTGCATACGTGAGTTAGGGGTTTCATTCTTCCATCATGAGGTTGTGAAGAGGGCTCTAGTACTTGCCATGGAGAACCGTTCAGCAGAACCACTGATGTTGAAACTACtaaaagaagcagcagaagaagGACTCATTAGTTCCAGTCAAATGGTCAAAGGATTTTCTCGATTGGCAGAAGGCCTAGATGATCTTGCTCTTGATATTCCATCAGCTAAAGCCTTGTTTCTGTCATTTGTTCCCAAGGCAATATCTGAAGGGTGGCTTGATGCATCATTTGTGAATCCTAATGGTGACAATGGAGAAATTCAAGTTGAAGATGAGAAGATGCGGAAGTACAAAAAGGAAGCTGTAACCATAATTCACGAGTATTTTCTGTCTGATGATATTCCTGAACTGATTCGGAGTCTTGAAGATCTTGGTGCACCCGAGTATAACGCAATATTTTTGAAGAAGCTAATAACTCTTGCCATGGATAGAAAGAACAGAGAAAAGGAAATGGCATCTGTACTGCTATCTGCTCTACATATAGAAATTTTCTCAACAGAGGATATAGTTAATGGTTTTGTCATGCTTCTTGAAAGTGCAGAAGATACGGCACTAGATATATTGGATGCTTCAAATGAACTTGCTCTGTTCTTGGCTCGGGCTGTGATAGATGATGTATTGGCCCCTCTGAATTTGGAAGAAATCGCCATTAGGTTACCCCCAAAGTGCAGTGGGACCGAGACGGTGCGAATGGCACGCACACTCATAGCAGCTCGTCATGCTGGTGAGAGGCTGTTGAGATGTTGGGGTGGTGGGACCGGATGGGCAGTTGAGGATGCCAAGGACAAGATCATGAAACTCTTGGAGGAGTATGAAAGCGGCGGGGTTGTGAGCGAAGCTTGCCAGTGTATCCGGGACCTTGGAATGCCCTTCTTCAACCATGAGGTAGTTAAGAAAGCTTTGGTCATGGccatggagaagaagaatgatAGGATGCTTGATCTGCTGCAGGAGGGATTCAGTGAGGGTTTGATCACCATCAATCAGATGACGAAAGGGTTCACCCGGATCAAGGACAGTCTTGATGATCTTGCTCTGGACATTCCAAATGCAAAGGAGAAGTTTGGGTTCTATGTGCAGCATGCCCAGACCAAGGGTTGGCTTCTACCGTCATTTGATTCCTGTGCCACAGAGGTTTAG